The Candidatus Tanganyikabacteria bacterium DNA window TCCACGAAGACCACCGCCGCGGGGAAGTGCTCCTCGGCCGCCGGCGCGACGCTCGCCCGTCCGTCCGCCGCGAGGCGCCTGACCAGCAGGCGCGGGACGTAGCTGGCGACCGACTCGGTGAGAGCCTCCATTCGGGAGTTCTACCCGGGAAGGCGCCTGCTCGGCGGCCGGTCAGTAAAGACGCGGAATCCGGCCCAGCCTGAGGACCTCGGTGCGCGGCGGGCGCGCCGCCGTCCCGCCCAGGGGACGCGTGCCCCTGGCGACCTCCCACGGGCTGGCCCCGTCGCGTTCGATGGCGAGCGCATGGGGAACGACGCCCGCCTGCAGCAGCGTCGTGCCGCGAGCGTCCCCGGCGCGTTGCAGGCGCGCCGTCTGCAGCCGCTGATCGAAATTCGGCCTGATCAACTGTTCATCCCTCTCCGGACAACCACCCGACCCATGCCCGGTACTTCGCCTGTCAAGAAACCGAAAATTCATATGGTGGCCCTAAGTTGTGGTTAAGCTTTCACGCGGGGTTAGAATGGACTCGTTCCGGACGCGCCGCTGCTAGCGCGGCGGGCGGAACGGTACGACGGAGGTCGTTGTGCAATGGCGGACAAGCGACGGGCCGCACGGTTGCTGCGCGAGATCGCGGCGATGCTGGAACTCGAGGGCGAGAACCCCTTCAAGGTGCGCGCGTATGCCGACGGCGCCGACGCCGTCGAGTGCATGGAGGGCGATCTCGGCGCGGCCGTGCGCAGCGGCGCCATCAGCGGGGTGAAGGGCATCGGCAAGGGCCTGCGGGCCGAACTGGAAGCGTTCGTGGACACCGGCACGCTCCCGCTGTACGAGGGCCTGGCGGCCAGGTATCCGGACGCGGTGCGAGAGTTGCTGCACATCCCGGGCTTCGGTCCGAAGAAGGTCCGGGCGGTGCTGGACGAGCTGGGAATCCGCGACCTCGACGAGCTGGAGGCGGCCGGCAAGGCGGGGCGGTTGGCCGGCCTCAAGGGGTTCGGCGCGAAGACCCAGGACAAGATTCTCCGCAACATCGCGTTCTACCGCGCCAACAAGGGCAAGCGGCTCTACTCGGCCGTCGCCGGCGTGGCGCAGGACATCCTGGACCGGGTCGCGGCCTTTCCCGGCGTCGTGCGCTGCGACGTGGCCGGTTCGCTCCGGCGCGCCAAGGAAGTGGTCAAGGACATCGACCTGGTGGCAGCCGCCGCCGATCCCGAGCCCGTGATGGCCGCCTTCGTGGCCTTGCCCGAGGTGGTCGAGGTGGTCGGTCGCGGGCTCACCAAGACCAGCGTCCGCCTCGACGGAGGCCTGGCCGTCGACGTGCGGGTCGTGACCGACGAGCAGTATCCTTACGCGCTGCTGCACTTCACGGGTTCGGCCGAGCACAACACCCTGCTGCGGGGCCGGGCGAAGGCCCTGGGCCTCAAGCTCAACGAGTACGGCCTGTTTCGCGAGGCCGACGGCTCCCTGGTGCCTTGCGCCGACGAGGCGGCGATCTACGCGGCGCTGGGCCTGGACTGCATCCCGCCCGAATTGCGGGATGCCGGCGGCTGGGAGGTGGAGGTCGCGGAGCGGCGCGCGCTGCCCGTGCTGGTGGCGCGCCCGGACATCCGCGGCGTCTTCCACAATCACACGACGAATAGCGACGGCCACGCCACGCTGGACGAGATGATCGACGCTGCCCGCCGGCTCGGTTTCAGCTACCTCGGCATCTCGGACCACACCAAGGCGGCCGGCTACGCCAACGGCCTGGATGACTCCCGGGTCCGGGCGCAGCATGCCGAGATCGACGCCCGCAACGCCTCGCTGGCGGGCTTTCGCGTCCTCAAGGGCGTGGAGGCCGACATCCTGCGCGACGGCGCCATCGACCTGGCGCCCGCGACCCTGGCCGGCTGCGACTTCGTCATCGCGTCCATCCACAGCCGCTTCTCCGAGACCCGCGAGCAGATGACCGAGCGCATCTGCCGGGCGCTGGCCAATCCGCTGGTGACCATTCTCGGCCACGTCAGCGGGCGCCTCTTGCTGGAGCGCGAGCCGTACGAACTCGACTACGATCGCCTGTTCGCGGTCTCTGCCGAGCACGGCGTGCTGATCGAGATCAACGGCAACCCGGAGCGCCTCGACCTCGACTGGCGGCTCCTCCAGCAGGCCAAGGGCGCCGGCGTGCGGTTCTGCATCAATCCGGACGCCCACAGTACCGAGGCCATCGCGCATTTCGGCTACGGGGTCAACGTCGCCCGGAAGGGCGGTCTCGAGCCCGGCGACATCCTGAATACCGGGGATTTGCCCGAGGTGCTGGAGTACCTGGCCGGCCGCAAGGCCAGGCAACTGGCCGCGCTGGGCTGATAGCGCCCGCGGCTGAAGCTGCGCTCGGGCGCCGTGCGGGGACGGCCTCCTTGCCGGCTCGGGTGGGGCCGGCCTCCGTGCCGGCCTCGCACCCGCGGCGAGACCTTGGTCCTGCCGGCCGAATGCGGTAACATGCTGTCATAGTGCGTTTTTTGCTCGAGCGTTTAGGCCGGTTCGTCGCTGACCATCCCCGCCGGTTCATCGTGCTGTGGGCAGTGGCCGTGCTCGCGGCGGCATGGTTCGCCAAGGACGCCGACCGCATGCTGCAGCACGGCATCGGGGCGGTGGAGGGCAGCGAGTCGGCCGTGGTCGAGAAGCTGCTGACCGGCGACTTCGACCACCCCTACTTCCCGACGGCGTTCGTCACGGTCAAGGCCAAAGAGGATATCGGCGGCAGCGCCGCCGCGCCGGCGCCGGAACTCGAGGCGGTCCTGGCCGACCTGCGCGACTCCTTGCGGGGCGCGAAGATCCTCAAGGGGGTCCGGACCGCCCTCGACGGCCCGGAGGTGCCCATCACCGCGGACGGCCGCCTGACTTTCGCCTTGCTGGGCGTGCGCGCGAACTCCATGCAGGAATCCGAGCGCCTGGTCGAGGCGGTGCGCGAGTTGATCGCCCCGGTTCGGGAGCGCCACCCGAAATTCGAGCTCTGCTTCGTGAGCGAGGCGGCCATCAATTACGACGTCGAGCACGCGACCTTCCAGGACGTCACGAAGGCCGAGAAGCTCGCCCTGCCGCTCGCCCTGATCGTGCTGATCTTCGCCTTCGGATCCGTGGTCGCGGCCGCCACTCCGGTGGTCGTGGGCTTCGTGTCGGTGGTCATCGCCCTGGGCGCGCTCTTCGGCATCGCGCACGCCATGCCGCTCTCGGCGTTCGCCATGTCCATCACCACGATGATGGGCCTGGGCCTGGGCATCGACTACGCCCTGTTCGTGCTGATGCGCTTCCGGGAGGAGCGGGCGGCCGGGAAGTCGGTGAAGGCGGCGGCGGCCATCGTCGTGCACCGGGCAGGCTACGCGATCCTCAGCTCCGGCCTCACCGTGCTCATCGGCTTGACGGCGCTCCTGACTTCCGGGCTGCGCGACCCGGTCTCTATCGGCCTGGGCGGTCTGATCGTGGTGGCGATCGCCGTGCTCTCGGCACTCACCCTGCTACCCGCCATCCTGGTGCTGCTGGGCGACCGCATAGACGCCCTGCCGCTGTTCCGCGGCCTGTCGGACCGCTGGACCGTCCCGTGGGGCCGCGTGGCGCTGTGGGTGACCGAGCGGCCGTGGCGGGCCATCCTCATCGCCCTCGTGGCGCTGCTGCCGCTGATCCTGCCGGCGTTCAACGGGCGCAACGGCTTTCCGCCCGCCAAGTTCTTCCCGCAAGGCCTCGAGTCGTCGATCGGCGCCGTGCGCATGGAGGAGGTGGGGCAAAACGGCGGGCTCGCGCCGATCTTCGTGGCCATCACGCCAGGAGCCGGACACAAGCCGACCGATCTGGCGGTCATCCGCGGCCTGCATCGCATGGCGGCCGACCTGCGCGCCGAACCTGGCGTCCAGGAAGTCTTCGGGTTGGCCAGCCTGCGGCGGGGCATGTCGTTGCAGGACTACCTGGGCATGTACCTGAATCCCGGGTTCGCGTTCGCCCAGCAACCGCAGCTTCGCAAGCTCTTCCTCTCGAAGGACGGCCGGACCACCATCGTGCAGATCCTGCCGCGCAACGACCTCGACTTCAACAACCGGCTAGAACTGGCACGGCGCGTCCGGGCCCTGCTCGCGCAGCCGCGCGCCGACCTGCCGGGCGCCCACATCCTCGTGGGCGGCCCGGCGGCCATGGGCGCCGACATCACGGATCGCCTGGAGGCCCGCTTCCCGCTGATCGTGGGCGGCGTCGTGCTGGCGACCTACGTCGTGCTGCTCCTGACCTTCAACTCGTGGATCCTGCCGCTCTCGGCCATCCTGCTCAACGCCCTGACCGTGCTGGGCGGCTACGGCGCGCTGGTGCTGGTCTTCCAGGAGGGCTGGTTCGCGACGCTGCTGGGCCTGCCAGGCGCGGTCGGCTCGGTCAACGTGATGGTGCCGCTCGTGGTGTTCTGCCTGGTGTTCGGGCTGTCGATGGACTACGAGGTGTTCATGCTCAGTCGCATCGCCGAAGCCCACGAGCAGCACCGCGACACGCGCCTGGCCACGGCGCAGGGCCTGGCGGCCACCGCCCGTGTCATCACGAGCGCCGCCTCGATCATGGTGGTGGTCTTCGGCTCTTTCACCCTGGCCGGCGGCCTGCCGATCAAGATGTTCGGCCTGGGCCTGGCGGTGGCGGTCTTCATCGACGCCACGCTCATCCGCCTGCTGCTGGTGCCGGCCACGGTGCGCCTGGTGGGCCGCTACAACTGGGTCGGGCCGCTGCGCGCCCCGGCCATCGCCCAGGAGCCCGAACTCGTGGCGGCGGCCGACGGCCGCGGGTAGGCCGTTCGCGGATTTTCGTTGGTGGTTGCGGGCAGCGTTTTCCGAAAACCGCGAGGCGACCGAGAGCGCCGTGTACTTGAAGCGGCGCGGGCACACAAGCTGTCGGGCAACGACGGCAGGGCCGAAATGGCGCCGCCGAAGGCTCAACGAATCTTCGCGGCAGGACACTACACAGGCTTGCGCTGATCTACGACTGACGGACGGCTGAGCCGGGTTTGGCTCTGCTGAATCGGAAGGCCCTCCCCCGCCCCGCCCTCTCGGCGTGCCGGTCTGGCGCCGGCTGACGATTTGCGCGTGCTTTCCGAGGCCGGCCCCGGTCAAGCCAGAATCGTCTCGTCTCCTCACGGCATCAAGAAGTGCTCGTCCGGCGATCAATTTTCGCTTGACAACCTCGAAAAAAAAAAAGTTAACGTTGCACTAAGCTCTAGTAATATTCCGTTAAAGAGGAGTGAGGAGTAAGCGAATGAAGAACAGATCTCCCCGGCTCGCGGTTGCCATGCTGGCCATGACAGGTCTCGTCACGGCATGTGGTGCTGCAGGCAGGGCACTTTTGCCCTTGTCCGGTGATATGACCCAGTCGCAGCCTGCCACGCGAAATGCGCGGCTCGTCGTCAAGCCGCAGATCGTGGAGCCGAAGGCGAAGTTCCAGACGCAGACGATGATCGCCAACTACACGCGCGCGTCGATCGTGCACCTGGAGATCCAGCTCTACGTCGTGAACGAGCAGACGGGCGAGGCCTCGCCGGCTCTCAGCCAGGGAGGAATGCCTATAGTCGCCGACCTGCTCAACTCGCAGCTCGACAACCCTGTCGAGTTCGGCTCCCTCGCTCCAAACACCACGTACCGGGTGGTCTGCCGGGCGTACAAGGCCGCCGGCAACGCCCCGTCCGACCTGATCAGCACCACGGACGCCACCTCATTCACGGACGTGGCCATCGGCGAGGACGACCAGTCCTTCGTGACGCTCCGCGTGAGGCTGATCGACATCGACTTCAACGCCACCGCGACGAGCCCGGGTATCGTCATCACGGACGGCGGCTACACGAATGGCGGCGATCCGACGATCACCGTGGGAACGCCCGCGCCGATGCCGACGCCCGAGAGCACGCCCGAGCCGACTCCCACTCCAGGCGGCTAGCGGAAGGCCATCTCCACGCCGGGGGGCACCTGCCGTGCTCCCGGCCGCGAGGTGGGATAGTCGATGAGACGATTCGTCGCGCTTTTCGTGGTCGTGGTGCTGCTTTCGGCCTGCGGCTCCGCCGGACCCCTGGCGTCGCCAGGTGGCCGTGCTGGCCTGCGCTTGCTCCCGTCCTTCCTGGAACCGGGACGACAGGCCTTGGCTGTCGTGGAGCGGCTGACGAAGGCCGACGTCCACCACCTCGCCATCGTCCTGCTAGAGAAGGTCGGCCCGGGCTTTCAGCCGGCCTTCAACCGGGTGGGAATGCCGGTGCGCCTGGAAGTCTTCGCCGCCGACCTCGACAGAGGCATCGATCTCCGGGGGCTGAAGGCAAGGACCACGTACCGGCTGGAGTGCCGGGCATTCCGCGGCCAGCAGGAGGACTTCTCCACGCTCATCAGCGATTCCACGGGGTCCACGACCGAGGTGCGGACGGAGGCCGATGACACCGTGGTCACCTCGCGCCTGGCCGTGCGCCTGCGGGACGTCCCCTTCAGCGCCACGGCGCAGGCGCCCGCCCCGGATGTTTCCGATGGCGCGATCGCCTACTCGGGGACGCCCTCGATCGGCGTCGGGGCCGCCACGGTCTCGACCGTGGCCGGGTCGGACGCGGGGTACTCCGACGGGCCGGCCGACGACGCCCAGTTTGCCGGCCCTTCGGCTATCGCCGCCGGCCCGGGCTTGCTGTATGTGTGCGATACCGAGAACAACCGGGTCAGGCAGATCTTGCCCGGCTCGGAAGTCTCGACGCTGGCCGGCGGCCTCGCGGGCCTCCTCGACGGCCTGCCCAGAGACTCCCGCTTTACTCGACCCTCTGGTATCGCCGTGCTTCCGGACGGGAGTCGGATCGTGGCGGATACCGGAAACTCCGTCCTGCGCCGAATCGCCGCAGCCGGCCTCGTCTCGACCGAGGCGGGCTTGAGCCTCGGTTTTGCCGATGGCCAGGGACTGGCGGCGCAGTTCAGCTCGCCACGCGGGCTCGCTGTCGGGCCAGGTGGCGAGGTTTACGTGGCGGACTCCGGCAATGCCGCCATCCGTGTGGTCAACGCGGGATCGGTGACTACTCTCGCGGGATCCCCTGGAAAGCGCGGCCTGCAGAATGGGCAGGGCAGTGCCGCACGTTTCGCCATCCCGAGCGGTATCGCCTTCGATCCGCGAACGGGCAGGTTGCTGGTCGCGGACGCGGGAAACCATGTGATCCGGATCGTCTCCATCGACGGCCAGGTGATCACCCTTGCCGGCACGGGCGTCCCGGGCGATGCGGACGGGCACCGGCTCTCCGCCACGTTCGACTCGCCCGCGGGCGTTGCCGTGGGCACTGACGGGACCGTCTACGTGGCGGATTCGGGAAACAACACGATACGCGCGATCTCGCCAGCCGGGCTCGTGACGACGCTGGCCGGCAGCGGCTTCGAGGGCAGCGGGGACGGGGTCGGCGGGCAAGCCGAATTCGCGGGGCCGCAAGGTCTCGCCGTCGAGGCGGCAGGTAGCCTGCTCGTCGCTGACACGGGAAACCACCGGATCCGCCGCATCGAGATCCCTCGGAGGCCGGCAAGGTGAGCGAACGTCTGAGGACCGCTGCACGCATCGTCGCCTGCGCCCTGGTCGCCCTGGCGGTCGGGTGCCACGCGATCCCGTCCGCGATCAAAGTCGATCTCGAGGAGCAGCGAGGCCCTTACTACGCCGTGGCGCTCATCGAAGACCCGTCCGGCGGGTCCCTCTGGAACGCGCCGGCCTCCCAGCCCTACTTCCTGCAGTCGATCGGCGCGGACCGATCGGCGCTGGCACTCGGGGACTCGCTGTCCCTCGATAGCGTGCGGCTGCCCGTCTCCGCCGCCATTCCGGGCAAGGAGATCGAGATCCAGGGCGTCCCGATCGCGGCCGGCCGCGTCCGGGTCGACTACGTGGGACCCGATGGCGTGGGCCGCCCGGGATTCATCCGGAGGCTCGGCCCGGCGACCGTGGGCTTCGTCACGCCCCTCGTGCCCGAGGCGATCGACTCGGGTACGCAGATCCGGATCCAGGTGAGCGTGAGGGGGCGATCCTCCAGGGGCTTGACCTTGACGGTGGCGGCGCTGCCGGCTGCTTCCGGGCTTGCCGCGCTCGAGGAGACGATCAGAGCTGGCCTTCGGGCGCGCCTGCCCGGCCCGCTGGCGACCGTGCCCGCCGCCCTCGAAGGCGCCGGCCCGGCCAGTCTCCCGGCGGTGCTGGAGGAGCTTGGCATGCAGCGCGTACAGAGCGCGGACGAGGTCGTCTCCCGCGTGTTTGCGGCTTCTGGGGTCACGCCGCTCCTTGCCGAAGTCCTGAGTGGTAGCGGTTCCGGCCAGTCCATCCAGTCCCTCGACGAAATGTCGATCGGCGAGCTGGCAGCCAATCGCGTGGAGGCCACAAAGCTCCGATCGGATCTCAAGCGGATGGAGTCTGCGAGGGCCAGGGCCGCGGCAGCCGCGGCGAGCCTGCCTCCAGCCCCCGGGTATGCCAATTCGGTCAACAGGCACGCACTGGACCAGGCGGCCACAGAGGTGGCACTACGGAGGAAGTTGTCGAGCCTCGTCACCGAGGTTTCCGACCTGAAAGTCAAGGCCTCGGGCGGTACGGCAACCACGGCGGGCTTCTTCGAAGCCATCTGGGTGGAGGCCTGGTCGCCTGGAGGGGCGGTGGACCTGGCGACCGTCGCGAGCAACGCGGTGGCCCTGGCCGGCCATCTCGGGGCCACCGGTGGCGACGAGCCCGAGATCGTCAAGGCGCTCGCCGCGACCCTGGCGGGCACACCGTGGCGGTGGGCCAGCGATTCCAGGCGGAGCATCTACTTCGAGCTCCCGATCAAGAAGAAGATCACCTTGAACGCGGCCCTGGTGTTCGTGACCGCAGGCGCGAACCTGGTGGAAACCCACGTCGGGGGAAGCTGGCGATCTTTCCAGGCCAGCGAGCAAGGCAGCGTGACCTTCAAGCTGATTTCCACGGAGCTCCCGGGAAATCAGGCCGTCCGCAATCTCACCTTGGAGATCGGCTCGGGAAAGAAGAAGGACGACGAGCAAGAGGATCCTGAGACCGCGAGCGGTAGTCCCGGAGGGAGCGGGGGCGGTCCCGGCAACTCCATCGGCCCGGGGGGACCCGTCGGACCGGCCCCGATCGATTGGATCGAGGATTCTCCCGCGCCACCCTCGGAACCGTCGCCAGAGGCGTCGCCCGGGAATTCGCCGACGCCTTCGCCATCCTCGACACCGGCGTCTTCCCCCACGCCGGCACCGACCGCGACGCCGACGCCCACGGTTGCGCCAAGCCCCACGGCCGAGCCCACCTCCGAGCCCACGTCCGAGCCGACCCCCACTCCGTCCCCGACGCCCACCGCGACGCCTGCTCCGACTCTGGCTCCGAGCCAGCCTCCCGAGTGCAACCACGTCAAGATCTACACGATCACGTGGACCTATACCGACCGGGTCACCGGCGACCGGTACATCGGGGGCGCTCCCACGGACTCGCGCTTCGAGTTCCGCAACTTCGAGAATGTGGTGGTGTGGAGCTATCCGTTGCCCTCGGGCGAGATCCCGGTCGACGTCTCGGACTGGGAGAGTGGCGGCTACGTCGGAATCCTGTGGGGCCCCCGGGCCTCGGACGATCCGACCATCATCATGCATGACACGACCGACCTGTTCGTCAGGCCGGGAGGATGCGTCTGATGCTCGGCAAGGCAATGCGGGTCCTGGTCGCCTGGGTCGCCGCCGCGTCGATCGCCTTGACGGCCTGCGCGCCGGCACCTGCCCCCGCCGGCGTGGGCGTGGCGGCACCGGCACTCCTGGCGCCCGGAGAAAGCGCCGTCGAGACCGCCGCGCCGGCGCGGGAACTCGCACCGCCCGACAGGGCGCTGGTCGTCAGGGCCGGTGGCTTGCCCTTCCGGCTCGTGGACCGGCAGGTTCAGAGCGATCCCGAGATCTACGTCTCGCGGACGCTCCAGCCCGGGCAGGCCATCGAAATCGAGGTCCTCAAGCGCGACCTCCTGGAGATCGTCCCGCGGCAGACCCAGAGCGGGGCGCCCGCCGGGAGGTTCCACCTCTACCTGCGCGTGCCCGGCGACGGCGCCGTCTTGCTGGCCGGGGGCGCCGCGGGCTATCCGGCGTACCACCGGGTAGCCTCGGCGCCGCCGGACGCCGAGCCGTACAAGTACGCGCTGCCGCTCCGCACGCTTGCCGCGGGCTGGCCGGACCGGGTGGTCGTCGGAATCGGGATCGAGAGGTCGGTCAACCCCGTGCCGGTGGAAATCAGCTGCCGTACGGCGGGCGCCCTCGCCTCGGGACCCGAGGACGCCGCGATCTCGATCAACCCGCCGAAGCCCCGGCCCGGCGACGCGATAGCGGTGGGCGTCGAGGCGCGGGGCGCCTGGACGCTCGACGTGGCCGGCGTCGTACAGAAACAAGGGTCCGGACGGAGCAGCTTCGCCCTGGAGCTGCCGGTCCTGGCGCAGGGCCAGTACCCGGTGACGCTCC harbors:
- a CDS encoding MMPL family transporter, whose amino-acid sequence is MRFLLERLGRFVADHPRRFIVLWAVAVLAAAWFAKDADRMLQHGIGAVEGSESAVVEKLLTGDFDHPYFPTAFVTVKAKEDIGGSAAAPAPELEAVLADLRDSLRGAKILKGVRTALDGPEVPITADGRLTFALLGVRANSMQESERLVEAVRELIAPVRERHPKFELCFVSEAAINYDVEHATFQDVTKAEKLALPLALIVLIFAFGSVVAAATPVVVGFVSVVIALGALFGIAHAMPLSAFAMSITTMMGLGLGIDYALFVLMRFREERAAGKSVKAAAAIVVHRAGYAILSSGLTVLIGLTALLTSGLRDPVSIGLGGLIVVAIAVLSALTLLPAILVLLGDRIDALPLFRGLSDRWTVPWGRVALWVTERPWRAILIALVALLPLILPAFNGRNGFPPAKFFPQGLESSIGAVRMEEVGQNGGLAPIFVAITPGAGHKPTDLAVIRGLHRMAADLRAEPGVQEVFGLASLRRGMSLQDYLGMYLNPGFAFAQQPQLRKLFLSKDGRTTIVQILPRNDLDFNNRLELARRVRALLAQPRADLPGAHILVGGPAAMGADITDRLEARFPLIVGGVVLATYVVLLLTFNSWILPLSAILLNALTVLGGYGALVLVFQEGWFATLLGLPGAVGSVNVMVPLVVFCLVFGLSMDYEVFMLSRIAEAHEQHRDTRLATAQGLAATARVITSAASIMVVVFGSFTLAGGLPIKMFGLGLAVAVFIDATLIRLLLVPATVRLVGRYNWVGPLRAPAIAQEPELVAAADGRG
- a CDS encoding GIY-YIG nuclease family protein, with protein sequence MLGKAMRVLVAWVAAASIALTACAPAPAPAGVGVAAPALLAPGESAVETAAPARELAPPDRALVVRAGGLPFRLVDRQVQSDPEIYVSRTLQPGQAIEIEVLKRDLLEIVPRQTQSGAPAGRFHLYLRVPGDGAVLLAGGAAGYPAYHRVASAPPDAEPYKYALPLRTLAAGWPDRVVVGIGIERSVNPVPVEISCRTAGALASGPEDAAISINPPKPRPGDAIAVGVEARGAWTLDVAGVVQKQGSGRSSFALELPVLAQGQYPVTLRRASGEEFARTTLDVEVEILGQEDWADLYASYLSFDWGSLSAYRTQAQGWDAVFVAMDVAECVLAPTIPTCLIAAADLIPGVPAIGGIKRGVSLAISIRTLPFRNLPVLARQTEAAIVEANKIKKGGIYILKDGDEVVYVGKTNDFLRRSGEHKAPDSPKSGLDFGGVLNIADPDLRAGCEQVVFEYYGGKALQNKINPISPKNKKRMKFYERARMPGSPCIEYVR
- the polX gene encoding DNA polymerase/3'-5' exonuclease PolX, which translates into the protein MADKRRAARLLREIAAMLELEGENPFKVRAYADGADAVECMEGDLGAAVRSGAISGVKGIGKGLRAELEAFVDTGTLPLYEGLAARYPDAVRELLHIPGFGPKKVRAVLDELGIRDLDELEAAGKAGRLAGLKGFGAKTQDKILRNIAFYRANKGKRLYSAVAGVAQDILDRVAAFPGVVRCDVAGSLRRAKEVVKDIDLVAAAADPEPVMAAFVALPEVVEVVGRGLTKTSVRLDGGLAVDVRVVTDEQYPYALLHFTGSAEHNTLLRGRAKALGLKLNEYGLFREADGSLVPCADEAAIYAALGLDCIPPELRDAGGWEVEVAERRALPVLVARPDIRGVFHNHTTNSDGHATLDEMIDAARRLGFSYLGISDHTKAAGYANGLDDSRVRAQHAEIDARNASLAGFRVLKGVEADILRDGAIDLAPATLAGCDFVIASIHSRFSETREQMTERICRALANPLVTILGHVSGRLLLEREPYELDYDRLFAVSAEHGVLIEINGNPERLDLDWRLLQQAKGAGVRFCINPDAHSTEAIAHFGYGVNVARKGGLEPGDILNTGDLPEVLEYLAGRKARQLAALG
- a CDS encoding SMP-30/gluconolactonase/LRE family protein, with translation MRRFVALFVVVVLLSACGSAGPLASPGGRAGLRLLPSFLEPGRQALAVVERLTKADVHHLAIVLLEKVGPGFQPAFNRVGMPVRLEVFAADLDRGIDLRGLKARTTYRLECRAFRGQQEDFSTLISDSTGSTTEVRTEADDTVVTSRLAVRLRDVPFSATAQAPAPDVSDGAIAYSGTPSIGVGAATVSTVAGSDAGYSDGPADDAQFAGPSAIAAGPGLLYVCDTENNRVRQILPGSEVSTLAGGLAGLLDGLPRDSRFTRPSGIAVLPDGSRIVADTGNSVLRRIAAAGLVSTEAGLSLGFADGQGLAAQFSSPRGLAVGPGGEVYVADSGNAAIRVVNAGSVTTLAGSPGKRGLQNGQGSAARFAIPSGIAFDPRTGRLLVADAGNHVIRIVSIDGQVITLAGTGVPGDADGHRLSATFDSPAGVAVGTDGTVYVADSGNNTIRAISPAGLVTTLAGSGFEGSGDGVGGQAEFAGPQGLAVEAAGSLLVADTGNHRIRRIEIPRRPAR